In a genomic window of Acidobacteriota bacterium:
- the accB gene encoding acetyl-CoA carboxylase biotin carboxyl carrier protein, whose product MSNEEIQALIRFVAEERRGGSDLSVEYQVDGLYLRVGGDRGGAAGAPRAASAPAPASVAEEAPSPALEDVPAAEEPALDGHVLTSPIVGTFYAAPSPDSPPYVEIGARVEKGQVVCIVEAMKLMNEIEADVSGTVSSVVPDNGDPVEFGAPLFVIQT is encoded by the coding sequence CTGAGCAATGAGGAAATCCAGGCTCTGATTCGCTTCGTGGCCGAGGAGCGCCGGGGCGGCTCGGATCTCTCGGTCGAGTACCAGGTGGATGGTCTCTACCTGCGGGTGGGGGGCGATCGGGGCGGCGCCGCGGGGGCGCCGCGTGCGGCATCGGCGCCGGCCCCGGCGTCGGTAGCAGAGGAGGCGCCGTCGCCGGCCCTGGAGGATGTGCCCGCGGCCGAGGAGCCTGCGCTCGACGGACACGTGCTGACGTCGCCGATCGTGGGGACCTTCTACGCGGCGCCGAGCCCCGACTCCCCGCCGTACGTCGAGATCGGCGCCCGGGTCGAGAAGGGCCAGGTCGTGTGCATCGTCGAGGCGATGAAGCTGATGAACGAGATCGAGGCCGATGTCTCGGGAACGGTTTCTTCCGTGGTGCCGGACAACGGCGACCCGGTCGAGTTCGGCGCGCCTCTGTTCGTGATCCAGACTTGA
- a CDS encoding tetratricopeptide repeat protein — protein sequence MAAGERPTSPQPTVTIGELYLAQGHRREAIAIFQRVLSADPTNRRAREALERLKVLPPRATIRAREVPDRAEQ from the coding sequence GTGGCCGCCGGGGAGCGCCCGACCTCGCCGCAGCCGACGGTGACGATCGGCGAGCTGTACCTGGCTCAGGGCCACCGGAGGGAGGCAATCGCCATCTTCCAGCGTGTTCTTTCGGCAGACCCGACCAACCGGCGGGCCCGCGAAGCGCTGGAGCGTCTGAAAGTGCTCCCGCCGCGGGCTACAATCCGCGCCCGGGAGGTGCCGGACCGTGCTGAGCAATGA
- a CDS encoding cytochrome c-type biogenesis protein CcmH encodes MRHATALLGLLAALPFAAPASAQETDTPPKVAMPPAEGEYRPGLGVETSHELGDPLGRPLSGEELDRAVAEVAADIRCPKCQALSIADSGAASAQAMRAETRSLLSQGYTPEQVVGYFEQRYGEFVLLEPRARGLNLIVWAAPAAIVLLGGLLVALRLRQRRRSADEGLDTYLRQVEQETAT; translated from the coding sequence ATGCGGCACGCGACCGCCCTCCTGGGGCTACTGGCCGCGTTGCCCTTCGCCGCGCCCGCTTCGGCCCAGGAGACCGACACGCCGCCGAAGGTCGCCATGCCCCCGGCCGAGGGCGAGTACCGGCCCGGGCTGGGCGTCGAGACGTCCCACGAGTTGGGCGACCCCCTCGGCCGTCCCCTCTCGGGCGAGGAACTCGACCGCGCCGTCGCCGAAGTCGCGGCCGACATCCGCTGCCCCAAGTGCCAGGCCCTCTCGATCGCCGATTCCGGCGCCGCGTCGGCCCAGGCGATGCGGGCGGAGACGCGGTCCCTGCTCTCCCAGGGCTACACCCCCGAGCAGGTCGTCGGCTACTTCGAGCAGCGCTACGGCGAGTTCGTTCTGCTCGAACCGCGGGCGCGCGGGCTCAACCTGATCGTCTGGGCCGCCCCCGCCGCGATCGTCCTGCTCGGCGGCCTGCTCGTTGCCCTGCGACTCCGGCAACGCCGGCGAAGCGCCGACGAGGGCCTCGACACCTACCTGCGGCAGGTGGAGCAGGAGACGGCGACCTGA
- a CDS encoding thiamine phosphate synthase has product MSESRVRPPSNRLYAIADTGFFGAEPTAVTGTVSTLLDCGVRWIQLRAKGVPDLAAWRLAEAAGRVLEERSDGEGDAPLLWINDNAAIAAALTASGPRAGLGVGLHLGQDDLPPAAARLSLPPDCPIGYSTHGRGQAAEAEADPAVDAVAIGPVFGTTTKERPDPVVGLSGVAQAREVTSKPLIGIGGIDADRAPQVIDAGADAVAVVSALDPTDLAASCRRLLRALA; this is encoded by the coding sequence ATGAGCGAGAGTCGAGTGCGCCCGCCTTCGAACCGCCTCTACGCGATCGCCGATACGGGCTTCTTCGGCGCCGAACCGACGGCTGTGACCGGCACGGTTAGCACCCTGCTGGACTGTGGCGTTCGCTGGATCCAGCTTCGCGCCAAGGGAGTGCCGGACCTCGCCGCGTGGCGCCTGGCCGAGGCCGCGGGGCGAGTATTGGAGGAGAGGTCAGACGGCGAAGGCGACGCGCCGCTGCTGTGGATCAACGACAACGCGGCGATCGCGGCTGCGCTGACGGCGAGCGGCCCGCGGGCCGGTCTCGGCGTAGGTCTCCATCTCGGCCAGGACGACCTGCCGCCCGCGGCGGCCCGGCTGTCGCTCCCTCCCGACTGTCCGATCGGCTACTCCACCCACGGCCGCGGGCAGGCCGCGGAGGCCGAAGCCGACCCGGCGGTCGACGCGGTCGCGATCGGCCCCGTGTTCGGGACGACGACGAAGGAACGGCCCGACCCGGTCGTCGGGCTCTCCGGCGTCGCCCAGGCTCGCGAGGTCACATCGAAGCCCCTGATCGGCATCGGCGGCATCGACGCGGACCGCGCACCGCAGGTCATCGATGCCGGCGCCGACGCGGTGGCGGTCGTTTCCGCTCTCGATCCGACGGATCTCGCCGCTTCCTGCCGCCGCCTCCTGCGGGCGCTGGCCTGA
- a CDS encoding bifunctional (p)ppGpp synthetase/guanosine-3',5'-bis(diphosphate) 3'-pyrophosphohydrolase, with amino-acid sequence MAQAAERPRDPAPLREPGDVGIGDVLSRLQENERACDESWLRSVVDFAELAHRGQVRRSGKPYISHPLGVAHMLAELKFDQTSVAVGLLHDVLEDTGATKKDLASRFGSEIADLVDGVSKIGRHEYVHSDEVQAESFRKLILASARDLRVIVVKLVDRLHNMLTLGHLQAEKRKRISRETLEIYAPLAHRLGMSRIQWLLEDLAFQHMHPHQYGDLRKQLDERIKGARRTTERIAERLREALRKTEIEGEISYRVKGYYSIYRKLQQRQIDLPELYDFLAFRIITVDVKDTYAALGVVHQLWHPIPGRFKDYIAMPKPNLYQSLHTTVVGRGGQPFEVQIRTRKMDLLAEEGVAAHWRYKEGQLDADEKDASIVWLRQLLEWQQETPDPRTFMSALKIDLYPDEVYVFTPKGDVLSFPRGATTLDFAYRIHTELGHHCSGARVNGRLVPLRTGLKNGDIVEITTNPNREPSRDWLNIVATPKARSKIRHWINAEQKKRAIEIGRTLLASELRRYRVSPRRIFESKEMADFIAAEGYSGVDELFSRLGFGRGSVKPVLRAVLPPERLRHRDQEPGRLRRAVSKVMPRDQVKLIVKGEDDMLAFFAGCCSPLPGEEIIGFVTRGRGVSVHSVDCPNVQNLLYHPEREIRVEWARRNDSMFAVTLVIETRDRPGVLARVTEAIAKQGSNIRHIESRSRGAGEAAIDVVVDVRNRKHLNRLQESLENLSAVRAVKRRQGPSSSASATA; translated from the coding sequence ATGGCTCAGGCTGCTGAACGACCCCGGGATCCGGCGCCGCTGCGCGAGCCTGGGGACGTGGGGATCGGCGATGTCCTGAGCCGCCTCCAGGAGAACGAGCGCGCCTGCGACGAAAGCTGGCTGCGCAGCGTGGTCGACTTCGCCGAACTGGCCCACCGAGGCCAGGTGCGGCGGTCGGGAAAGCCCTACATCAGCCATCCGCTGGGCGTCGCCCACATGCTGGCCGAACTCAAGTTCGACCAGACGAGTGTCGCGGTCGGCCTCCTGCACGACGTGCTGGAGGACACCGGGGCGACGAAGAAGGATCTGGCTTCCCGGTTCGGATCCGAGATCGCGGACCTGGTGGACGGCGTGTCGAAGATCGGCCGTCACGAGTACGTCCACAGCGACGAAGTGCAGGCCGAGAGCTTCCGCAAGCTGATCCTCGCGTCGGCGCGCGATCTGCGGGTCATCGTCGTCAAGCTGGTCGACCGGCTCCACAACATGCTGACCCTGGGGCACCTGCAGGCGGAGAAGCGGAAGCGCATCTCGCGGGAGACGCTCGAGATCTACGCGCCGCTGGCGCACCGCCTGGGCATGTCGCGGATCCAGTGGCTGCTTGAGGATCTGGCCTTCCAGCACATGCACCCGCACCAGTACGGGGACCTCCGCAAGCAGCTCGACGAGCGGATCAAGGGGGCGCGGCGAACGACGGAGCGGATCGCCGAGCGCCTGCGGGAGGCGTTGCGGAAGACGGAAATCGAGGGCGAGATCAGCTACCGGGTCAAGGGCTACTACTCGATCTACCGGAAGCTGCAGCAACGCCAGATCGACCTTCCGGAGCTGTACGACTTCCTGGCGTTCCGGATCATCACCGTCGACGTGAAGGACACGTACGCCGCGCTCGGCGTCGTCCACCAGCTCTGGCATCCGATCCCGGGCCGGTTCAAGGACTACATCGCGATGCCGAAACCGAACCTCTACCAGTCGCTGCACACGACGGTGGTGGGGCGCGGGGGGCAGCCCTTCGAGGTCCAGATCCGGACCCGGAAGATGGACCTGCTGGCCGAGGAGGGCGTCGCCGCCCACTGGCGCTACAAGGAAGGCCAGCTCGACGCGGACGAGAAGGACGCCAGCATCGTCTGGCTGCGGCAACTGCTGGAGTGGCAGCAGGAAACGCCCGATCCGCGCACTTTCATGAGCGCGCTGAAGATCGACCTGTATCCGGACGAGGTGTACGTGTTCACGCCGAAGGGCGATGTGCTCTCCTTTCCGCGGGGCGCGACGACGCTCGACTTCGCCTACCGGATTCACACCGAGCTCGGCCACCACTGCAGCGGCGCCCGGGTCAACGGCCGGCTCGTGCCGTTGCGGACCGGACTGAAGAACGGCGACATCGTCGAGATCACGACGAACCCGAACCGGGAACCCAGCCGGGACTGGCTGAACATCGTCGCCACGCCGAAGGCGCGCAGCAAGATCCGCCACTGGATCAACGCGGAGCAGAAGAAGCGGGCGATCGAGATCGGCCGCACGCTGCTGGCGAGCGAGCTGCGTCGCTACCGGGTCAGCCCGCGCCGGATCTTCGAGTCGAAGGAGATGGCGGACTTCATCGCCGCCGAGGGCTACTCCGGCGTCGACGAGCTGTTCAGCCGGCTCGGCTTCGGCCGCGGGTCGGTCAAGCCGGTGCTGCGCGCGGTGCTGCCGCCAGAGCGGCTGCGACACCGGGACCAGGAGCCCGGCCGCCTGCGCCGCGCGGTGAGCAAGGTGATGCCGCGCGACCAGGTGAAGCTGATCGTCAAGGGCGAGGACGACATGCTCGCCTTCTTCGCCGGTTGCTGCAGCCCGCTGCCTGGCGAGGAGATCATCGGCTTCGTGACCCGCGGCCGCGGCGTGTCGGTCCACTCGGTCGACTGCCCCAACGTGCAGAACCTGCTGTACCACCCGGAGCGCGAGATTCGGGTCGAGTGGGCGCGTCGCAACGACTCGATGTTCGCGGTCACTCTGGTCATCGAGACCCGGGACCGCCCCGGGGTGCTGGCCCGGGTGACCGAGGCGATCGCCAAGCAGGGCAGCAACATCCGCCACATCGAGAGCCGCAGCCGCGGCGCCGGCGAGGCGGCGATCGACGTCGTCGTCGACGTGCGCAACCGAAAGCACCTCAACCGTCTCCAGGAGTCCCTCGAGAATCTGTCCGCCGTGCGCGCCGTGAAGCGCCGCCAGGGACCGTCTTCGTCGGCTTCTGCGACGGCGTAG
- a CDS encoding heme lyase CcmF/NrfE family subunit: MTSALGQGFVLLGLIAAGFGTAFGYIAGVRRSAAGLRLTRRLALLFAVAMVGASAVMWYALLSHDFSVSYVAQVGSTATPLHITIFSLWSSLEGSILFWGLILGLYIAAAAIFQRRGHEDYLAYTLATLLGIGAFFTFLIASVADPFAPTPPPVPVDGPGPNPLLQNHLLMAVHPPMLYLGYVGMSVPFAMAVAALLRGQLGATWLRPMRRWLLVPTSFLTAGIMLGGWWSYEVLGWGGYWAWDPVENASFLPWLTGIAALHSGIVQQRRGTLKAWTVILIMITFLLTILGTFLTRSGVVNSVHSFTQSPIGPVFLGFLGLCAAAVVVLLALRIDTLVSEPSNERLVSREGAFLLNNLLFVSLMFTVLVGTLYPIVAESLRGVKVSVGEPYFNRMAVPLFAGLLLLMGVGPALPWGGSDPKLVRRALVRPLPAAAVGLVVALLLGARSAPVLIVSAFAGFALWVTADQGLRPVRSRPRRQGGRGPLTAVLVAPDRLGAYVVHLGVLITFVAVAVSSTFQREAESTLRAGDTLRLGGYEMTFRGAERVQEPHLIRHQAEVEVTSNGRSRGVLYPSLNIYPNQREPIGTPAVRTSAGHDLYLTLMNVGGDGSIGLRAITTPLVAWIWIGVVVMVLGTALCLIPTAAERRATTPRAVPDLAASPAGGGR; encoded by the coding sequence GTGACCTCGGCCCTGGGCCAGGGGTTCGTCCTCCTGGGCCTGATCGCGGCCGGCTTCGGCACGGCCTTCGGCTACATCGCCGGCGTCAGGCGATCGGCCGCCGGCCTCCGCCTTACGAGGCGCCTGGCGCTGCTGTTCGCCGTCGCCATGGTCGGGGCCAGCGCGGTCATGTGGTACGCGCTGCTCAGCCACGACTTCTCCGTCTCCTACGTCGCCCAGGTCGGGTCCACGGCGACGCCGCTTCACATCACGATCTTCTCCCTGTGGTCGTCGCTCGAGGGATCGATCCTCTTCTGGGGACTGATCCTGGGCCTCTACATCGCCGCCGCGGCCATCTTCCAGCGCCGCGGGCACGAGGACTACCTCGCCTACACCCTGGCCACCCTGCTCGGCATCGGCGCCTTCTTCACGTTCCTCATCGCCAGCGTCGCCGATCCGTTCGCGCCGACCCCGCCGCCCGTGCCGGTCGACGGCCCCGGGCCCAACCCGCTGCTCCAGAACCACCTGCTGATGGCGGTCCACCCGCCGATGCTCTACCTCGGCTACGTCGGCATGTCGGTGCCGTTCGCCATGGCGGTGGCGGCGCTGCTCCGCGGCCAGTTGGGCGCCACCTGGCTGCGGCCGATGCGTCGCTGGCTGCTGGTGCCGACCTCCTTTCTCACCGCCGGCATCATGCTCGGCGGCTGGTGGTCGTACGAGGTCCTCGGCTGGGGCGGTTACTGGGCCTGGGACCCAGTCGAGAACGCCTCCTTCCTGCCCTGGCTGACCGGCATCGCGGCGCTCCACTCGGGGATCGTCCAGCAACGCCGGGGAACGCTCAAGGCCTGGACCGTGATCCTCATCATGATCACCTTCCTGCTGACCATCCTGGGCACCTTCCTCACCCGCTCGGGTGTCGTGAACTCGGTCCACTCGTTCACCCAGAGCCCGATCGGCCCGGTGTTCCTGGGCTTCCTCGGCCTCTGCGCCGCCGCGGTCGTCGTCCTGCTCGCGCTCCGGATCGACACCCTGGTCTCCGAGCCCTCGAACGAGCGCCTGGTCAGCCGCGAAGGCGCCTTCCTGCTGAACAACCTGCTCTTCGTCAGCCTGATGTTCACGGTGCTCGTCGGCACCCTCTACCCGATCGTCGCCGAGTCGCTACGGGGCGTGAAAGTCAGCGTCGGCGAGCCCTACTTCAACCGCATGGCGGTGCCGCTGTTCGCCGGGCTGCTCCTGCTGATGGGAGTGGGCCCAGCTCTTCCCTGGGGCGGCAGCGACCCCAAGCTGGTCCGCCGCGCCCTGGTGCGTCCGCTGCCCGCGGCCGCCGTCGGCCTCGTCGTGGCGCTCCTGCTCGGCGCCCGCTCCGCGCCGGTACTCATCGTCTCCGCCTTCGCCGGCTTCGCGCTCTGGGTGACCGCCGACCAGGGCCTGCGGCCGGTGCGCTCCCGCCCCCGGCGCCAGGGCGGCAGGGGACCGCTGACCGCCGTGCTGGTGGCGCCGGACAGGCTCGGCGCCTACGTGGTCCACCTGGGCGTCCTGATCACCTTCGTCGCGGTCGCCGTGTCGTCGACTTTCCAGCGAGAGGCGGAGTCGACCCTCCGCGCCGGCGACACCCTGCGGCTGGGCGGGTACGAGATGACTTTCCGCGGCGCCGAGCGGGTGCAGGAGCCGCACCTGATCCGCCACCAGGCCGAGGTCGAGGTCACGAGCAACGGCCGGAGCCGCGGCGTGCTCTATCCGTCGCTCAACATCTACCCGAACCAGCGGGAACCGATCGGCACTCCCGCGGTCCGCACCAGCGCGGGCCACGACCTCTACCTGACCCTGATGAACGTCGGCGGCGACGGGTCGATCGGCTTGCGGGCGATCACGACGCCGCTCGTCGCGTGGATCTGGATCGGCGTCGTCGTCATGGTCCTGGGCACCGCCCTGTGCCTGATCCCGACCGCCGCCGAACGGAGGGCGACGACGCCGCGGGCCGTTCCCGATCTGGCCGCCTCCCCGGCAGGGGGAGGTCGATGA
- the secF gene encoding protein translocase subunit SecF, with product MEFFRNTSFDFMRARRVCLTLSAVAVIAALGYIFSRQLNLGIDFAGGTQMIVQFDEPPDVQELRGLLQEAGIENASIQAFGEEGDNSIILKTPVADDEEQRSSASRVEEVLERRYNSDVSGFDLNRQGTEGLASMLLGADPDGMRATGDDIGAREHYREAAAEVMALRRTGGLIRDWSEIQPGEALSPEALAVITDGATFGHFAVQSSDSVLPQIGGELRRKGLLAIAFSLAGILTYIWFRFELRFGIGALVALAHDVAVCLGLFAFAGYEFNLTTIAAFLTVIGYSVNDSVVVFDRVRENLRRNRRESLVAVLNRSLNQTLSRTALTSGTTLLAVGCLFVLGGDVIRGFSFLLLVGVLVGTYSSIYVASPIVLIWETTFGRARREKRAAAA from the coding sequence ATGGAGTTCTTCCGCAACACGAGTTTCGACTTCATGCGCGCGCGGCGCGTGTGCCTGACCCTGTCCGCGGTGGCCGTCATCGCGGCGCTCGGCTACATCTTCAGCCGGCAGTTGAACCTGGGCATCGACTTCGCCGGCGGCACCCAGATGATCGTGCAGTTCGACGAGCCGCCCGACGTCCAGGAACTCCGCGGGCTGCTGCAGGAGGCGGGGATCGAGAACGCCTCGATTCAGGCGTTCGGCGAGGAGGGGGACAACTCGATCATCCTGAAGACCCCGGTCGCCGACGACGAGGAACAGCGAAGCAGCGCTTCGCGGGTCGAGGAGGTGCTGGAACGGCGCTACAACAGCGACGTCAGCGGCTTCGACCTGAACCGGCAGGGCACCGAGGGGCTCGCCTCGATGCTGCTCGGCGCCGATCCGGACGGCATGCGGGCGACCGGTGACGACATCGGCGCCCGGGAGCACTACCGGGAAGCGGCGGCCGAGGTCATGGCCCTGCGCCGGACCGGTGGGCTGATCCGCGACTGGTCCGAGATACAGCCGGGTGAAGCGCTCAGCCCCGAGGCCCTGGCGGTGATCACGGACGGCGCCACCTTCGGGCACTTCGCGGTCCAGTCGAGCGACAGCGTGCTGCCGCAGATCGGCGGCGAACTGCGGCGCAAGGGCCTGCTGGCGATCGCCTTCTCCCTGGCCGGCATCCTCACCTACATCTGGTTCCGGTTCGAGTTGCGCTTCGGCATCGGCGCCCTGGTCGCCCTCGCCCACGACGTCGCCGTCTGCCTGGGCCTGTTCGCCTTCGCGGGCTACGAGTTCAACCTGACGACGATCGCCGCCTTCCTGACTGTCATCGGCTACTCGGTCAACGACTCCGTCGTCGTCTTCGACCGCGTGCGCGAGAACCTGCGCCGCAACCGTCGCGAGTCCCTGGTCGCCGTGCTGAACCGGAGCCTGAACCAGACCCTCTCGCGCACCGCCCTGACCTCCGGCACGACGCTGCTCGCCGTCGGTTGCCTCTTCGTCCTCGGCGGCGACGTGATCCGGGGCTTCTCCTTCCTGCTCCTCGTCGGCGTGCTCGTCGGCACCTACTCGTCGATCTACGTCGCGAGCCCGATCGTCCTGATCTGGGAAACCACCTTCGGCCGCGCCCGACGGGAGAAGAGGGCAGCGGCCGCGTAG
- a CDS encoding redoxin family protein: MNRRVLLVGLGISLPLLAFLGFAFRHDPQIVESPLVGKPAPSFRLADLDGNIVDLAELRGRPVVINFWATYCVPCLYEHPLLMEGARRWQGEIHFLGVIFQDDPDLIAQFNADYGRWGPSLIDEGGRVAIAYGVYGPPETFFLDRDGVIVDKAIGLLSPDQLLDVAEGMLAQPAAATG, translated from the coding sequence ATGAACCGCAGGGTCCTGCTCGTGGGCCTCGGCATCTCGCTGCCGCTGCTCGCGTTCCTCGGCTTCGCCTTCCGGCACGACCCGCAGATCGTCGAGTCGCCGCTCGTCGGGAAGCCGGCGCCCAGCTTCCGCCTCGCCGACCTCGACGGCAACATCGTCGACCTGGCGGAGCTGCGCGGCCGGCCGGTGGTCATCAACTTCTGGGCGACCTACTGCGTGCCCTGCCTGTACGAGCACCCGCTGCTCATGGAAGGCGCGCGGCGCTGGCAGGGCGAGATCCACTTCCTCGGCGTCATCTTCCAGGACGACCCCGACCTGATCGCGCAGTTCAACGCCGACTACGGACGCTGGGGGCCCTCGCTGATCGACGAGGGCGGCCGGGTCGCGATCGCCTACGGTGTCTACGGACCGCCTGAGACCTTCTTCCTCGACCGCGACGGCGTGATCGTCGACAAGGCGATCGGCTTGTTGTCGCCGGATCAGCTCCTGGACGTCGCCGAGGGAATGCTGGCGCAGCCCGCCGCGGCGACCGGCTGA
- a CDS encoding PKD domain-containing protein, producing MIATRRIHMVLTATVWVALMGVCFGPAAFAANPEVEGPPAAAGSVTLQVTPSSVPESGGEVELLAIVRDNRGRPLENAKVNFLTETGTLESGGRLVVAGDGGAATDRLTLTESELAAVEENSFRLAVAVGSRGGSLVTSNVGVGIQRRPQAAFRLAPGDLIVAFDDESAGLVTSWSWDFGDGTTSARQSPSHTFPEPGHYAVTLRVGNPVGSDEVTRLVRVFSSQPSGE from the coding sequence ATGATCGCAACACGTCGAATTCATATGGTGCTGACGGCGACGGTTTGGGTGGCATTGATGGGCGTCTGCTTCGGGCCGGCGGCTTTCGCTGCGAACCCGGAGGTGGAGGGACCTCCGGCTGCGGCGGGATCCGTGACACTCCAGGTCACTCCCAGCAGCGTGCCCGAGAGCGGTGGAGAGGTCGAGCTGCTGGCGATCGTGCGCGACAATCGGGGACGGCCACTGGAGAACGCGAAGGTGAACTTCCTGACGGAAACGGGCACGCTGGAGTCGGGTGGGCGGTTGGTCGTCGCCGGGGATGGCGGAGCCGCCACCGACCGGCTGACGTTGACTGAGTCGGAGCTGGCGGCGGTAGAGGAAAACAGCTTTCGGCTCGCGGTGGCCGTCGGCTCCCGTGGCGGTTCTCTGGTCACGTCGAACGTCGGCGTCGGCATTCAGCGTCGGCCGCAGGCAGCCTTCAGGCTCGCCCCGGGTGATTTGATCGTTGCGTTCGACGATGAGTCCGCGGGCCTTGTCACGAGCTGGTCCTGGGACTTTGGCGACGGCACGACGAGTGCCCGCCAGAGTCCGTCGCACACGTTCCCGGAGCCCGGTCACTACGCGGTCACGCTGCGAGTCGGGAACCCGGTGGGGTCGGACGAAGTGACGAGGCTGGTCCGTGTCTTCAGCTCCCAGCCCTCTGGCGAGTAG
- a CDS encoding shikimate kinase: MRVFLVGFMAAGKSRIGRRLARSLGWTFLDLDSDIAEREGRPVADLIVEHGESWFRERETAALERCAAVDEAVIATGGGAFTLKRNRRLIAELGTSVWLDPPWEALSRRAQQSHKRRPLFESPDQARALYVSRLESYRQADVRIRTRGTERKRDVAAGIIRRLGLRREDA, from the coding sequence ATGCGCGTTTTCCTCGTCGGCTTCATGGCGGCCGGCAAGAGCCGGATCGGCCGGCGGCTGGCCCGGTCGCTGGGCTGGACGTTTCTGGACCTCGACTCGGACATCGCCGAGCGCGAGGGGCGGCCGGTAGCCGACCTGATCGTCGAACACGGCGAGAGCTGGTTCCGCGAACGCGAAACGGCCGCGCTCGAACGCTGCGCCGCGGTCGACGAGGCAGTGATCGCCACCGGCGGCGGGGCGTTCACCCTGAAACGGAACCGCCGCCTGATCGCTGAGCTGGGTACCAGCGTCTGGCTCGACCCGCCGTGGGAGGCCCTCAGCCGGCGGGCGCAGCAGTCCCACAAACGCCGGCCTTTGTTCGAGTCTCCGGACCAGGCCCGGGCGCTGTACGTAAGCCGCCTGGAGTCCTACCGCCAGGCCGATGTACGGATACGAACCCGGGGGACGGAGCGCAAACGTGACGTCGCGGCCGGGATCATCCGGCGTCTGGGGTTGCGTCGCGAGGACGCCTAG
- a CDS encoding acetyl-CoA carboxylase biotin carboxylase subunit — translation MNAGLPARAARPFRKVLVANRGEIAVRVIRACRDLGIETVAVFSTVDRESLHVSLADAAVCVGPPAPAASYLHQQNLLAAASITGAEAVHPGYGFLAENADFADAVGRCGLTWIGPSPSAIRTLGDKSKARDAAIAAEVPVLPGGPVPASLEETAALAEETGFPLMLKAAAGGGGRGMRAIRDRAGLEGVLDAAASEAQAAFGSGELLLERLVERPRHIEVQVFGDSFGRALQFGERDCSIQRRHQKLLEEAPAPSIGSELRGSLGEAALRLARQVGYSNAGTVEFLVDGDRFYFLEMNTRIQVEHPVTEAVTGVDLVKLQIVAAAGEPLGLPDGIETSGHAIECRINAEDPDTFAPSPGTLRRFRPPAGPGVRVDSHGFEGGGMPPHYDSLLAKVVAFGEDRAEATSRMARALREFEVDGIRTTLPLMRRIVESPPFAEAELDTGFLDRLDQG, via the coding sequence TTGAACGCCGGGCTGCCGGCGCGCGCCGCGCGGCCGTTCCGGAAGGTCCTGGTCGCGAACCGCGGCGAGATCGCGGTCCGGGTCATTCGCGCCTGCCGCGATCTCGGCATCGAAACGGTCGCGGTCTTCAGCACCGTCGACCGGGAATCGCTGCATGTGAGCCTGGCGGACGCGGCCGTCTGTGTCGGTCCGCCGGCGCCGGCGGCCAGCTACCTGCACCAGCAGAACCTGCTCGCCGCGGCGAGCATCACCGGCGCCGAGGCGGTGCATCCGGGGTACGGCTTCCTGGCCGAGAACGCGGACTTCGCCGACGCCGTCGGCCGCTGCGGCCTGACCTGGATCGGACCGTCGCCCTCCGCGATCCGTACCCTGGGCGACAAGAGTAAGGCGCGCGATGCCGCGATCGCGGCCGAGGTGCCGGTGTTGCCGGGCGGCCCGGTGCCGGCATCGCTCGAGGAGACGGCGGCGCTGGCCGAAGAAACGGGCTTCCCGCTGATGCTGAAGGCCGCGGCGGGAGGCGGCGGCCGCGGCATGAGGGCGATTCGCGACCGCGCCGGTCTCGAAGGGGTCCTGGACGCTGCCGCGAGCGAGGCCCAGGCTGCCTTCGGCAGCGGCGAGCTCCTGCTGGAGCGCCTGGTCGAGCGACCGCGCCACATCGAAGTGCAGGTCTTCGGCGATTCCTTCGGCCGCGCGTTGCAGTTCGGAGAACGCGACTGCTCGATTCAACGCCGGCACCAGAAGCTGTTGGAGGAAGCGCCGGCGCCCTCGATCGGTTCCGAGCTCCGCGGGTCGCTGGGCGAGGCCGCGCTGCGGCTTGCCAGGCAGGTCGGCTACTCGAACGCGGGAACGGTCGAGTTCCTGGTCGATGGCGACCGCTTCTACTTCCTGGAGATGAACACCCGCATTCAGGTCGAGCATCCGGTCACCGAGGCGGTGACCGGCGTCGACCTGGTCAAGCTCCAGATCGTCGCCGCGGCCGGCGAGCCCCTGGGGCTTCCGGACGGCATCGAGACCTCGGGCCACGCGATCGAGTGCCGGATCAACGCGGAGGACCCGGACACCTTCGCGCCATCGCCCGGCACGCTGCGCCGCTTCCGGCCGCCGGCAGGCCCGGGCGTCCGGGTCGACAGTCACGGTTTCGAAGGAGGCGGAATGCCGCCGCACTACGACTCGCTGCTCGCCAAGGTGGTGGCCTTCGGCGAGGACCGCGCCGAGGCGACATCGAGGATGGCCCGGGCGCTTCGCGAGTTCGAGGTCGACGGCATCCGCACCACGCTGCCGCTCATGCGCAGGATCGTCGAGTCGCCGCCGTTCGCGGAGGCCGAGCTGGATACCGGATTCCTCGATCGGCTGGACCAGGGATGA